ACCTACCCGATGATCGGCGACCCGACCGGCGCCATCACCCGCAATTTCGGCGTGATGATCGAGGAAGAAGGCCTGGCACTGCGCGGCACCTTCGTGATCAACCCGGAAGGCGTCATCAAGATTGCCGAAATTCACGACCTGGGCATCGGCCGCGACGCTTCCGAACTGCTGCGCAAAGTCAAGGCTGCTCAATACGTTGCCGCCCACCCAGGTGAAGTCTGCCCGGCCAAGTGGAAAGAAGGTGATGCCACCCTGGCACCGTCGCTCGATCTGGTCGGCAAGATCTAAGTAAGCAAATT
The sequence above is drawn from the Dechloromonas sp. TW-R-39-2 genome and encodes:
- the ahpC gene encoding alkyl hydroperoxide reductase subunit C, which produces MSNINTEIKPFKATAFHNGKFVPVSDADLKGKWSIVFFYPADFTFVCPTELGDMADFYPEFQKLGVEVYSVSTDTHFTHKAWHDTSDTIGKITYPMIGDPTGAITRNFGVMIEEEGLALRGTFVINPEGVIKIAEIHDLGIGRDASELLRKVKAAQYVAAHPGEVCPAKWKEGDATLAPSLDLVGKI